A DNA window from Anastrepha ludens isolate Willacy chromosome 6, idAnaLude1.1, whole genome shotgun sequence contains the following coding sequences:
- the LOC128866686 gene encoding catenin delta-2 yields MDPPTFNEAELNCQYTALQDYEQYQSRYPNSSIYVTKSPELALSRAGGQCSYGSDHNAPNLIGPQGQLASSQEQNEPVIQERSSVSTVRYMQASQYDEMPDYGLNACPVESHYIENPTIAYGYVSEVNFDFPIEAGNTNSYSPRPLLFDSNLNGSESALPSDVARTYDGHTDYQNKMAQLTLTPMDAVSHIRDSKHLLMEGSGSDICSTMRWRDPNLSEVISFLNNPNNEIKANAAAYLQHLCYMDDPNKQRTRTLGGIPPLVRLLSYDVPEIHKNACGALRNLSYGRQNDENKRAIKNAGGITALVNLLCRTQESEVKELVTGVLWNMSSCEDIKRSIIDEGLNAIVSNIIIPHSGWDAVCAGETCYSTVFRNASGVLRNVSSAGEFARTSLRNSEHLVECLIYVVKMAIEKNNIGNKTVENCVCILRNLSYRCQEVEDPNYDKQPMPIQSRPQSNSYKGENLGCFGTSKKKKEAAQSEHQTENNYTPSTSRNSVPNSSSHKRYELLWQPEVVQYYLALLQSCSNPETLEAAAGAIQNLSACYWQPSIDIRATVRKEKGLPILVELLRMEVDRVVCAVATALRNLAIDQRNKELIGKYAMRDLVQKLPTGNPQHDQNTSDDTITAVLATINEVIKKNPEFSRSLLDAGGVDRLLSITKQRQKYTSCVLKFASQVLFTMWQHHELRDVYKKNGWKEQDFVSKSFTAHNISPNSPNNVNNTLNRPMASQGRTRYEDRTIQRAPNNTARNNTGNDFTSCNESPLLCQLVDDASSNGVGNDTYQRRNQNPQAAMYIPIMEGGRNHSN; encoded by the exons atggatccaccaACGTTTAATGAAGCTGAATTGAATTGCCAATATACAGCTCTACAAGATTATGAACAATATCAATCGCGGTACCCAAACTCCTCAATATACGTCACCAAGTCTCCTGAGTTGGCACTTTCAAGAGCAGGGGGGCAATGTTCATATGGATCGGATCACAATGCACCTAATTTAATTGGACCACAAGGACAACTTGCCTCTTCGCAGGAACAGAATGAGCCTGTTATACAAGAACGCTCGTCAGTCTCTACTGTTAGATACATGCAAGCCTCACAATATGATGAAATGCCAGACTATGGTCTAAATGCTTGCCCCGTCGAATCCCACTATATTGAGAATCCCACCATTGCTTATGGATATGTATCAGAAGTTAATTTTGATTTTCCCATTGAAGCTGGCAACACTAATTCTTACTCACCAAGGCCATTACTATTCGACAGCAATCTCAATGGTTCAGAATCAGCACTTCCTTCGGATGTAGCAAGGACTTACGATGGTCATACtgattatcaaaataaaatggcACAACTTACTCTAACACCAATGGACGCGGTTTCACACATAAGAGATTCAAAACATTTGCTCATGGAAGGTTCAGGAAGTGACATATGTTCAACTATGAGATGGCGTGACCCAAATCTTTCAGAAGTTATAAGTTTTTTGAACAATccaaataatgaaattaaagcaAACGCAGCAGCTTATTTACAGCACCTATGTTATATGGATGATCCAAACAAGCAGCGAACTCGGACTCTGGGTGGAATCCCGCCGCTTGTACGTCTGCTATCGTACGATGTTCCAGAGATTCACAA GAATGCATGTGGTGCGCTACGAAATTTATCCTACGGAAgacaaaatgatgaaaataaaCGCGCAATTAAAAATGCAGGGGGCATAACTGCGCTTGTAAATTTGTTGTGCAGAACACAAGAATCAGAAGTAAAGGAATTGGTCACTGGAGTTCTATGGAATATGTCTTCCTGTGAGGACATCAAACGCTCGATTATTGATGAAGGTTTGAATGCTATTGTTAGCAACATTATTATACCCCACTCGGGTTGGGATGCGGTTTGTGCAGGAGAAACATGTTACTCCACAGTTTTTCGAAATGCCTCAGGAGTTTTACGCAATGTCAGTTCTGCCGGAGAGTTTGCAAGGACTAGTCTGAGAAACTCGGAACACCTAGTAGAGTGTCTTATATATGTGGTGAAAATGGCTATAGAAAAGAACAACATTGGAAATAAAACCGTCGAAAATTGCGTTTGTATTTTACGCAATCTATCATATCGCTGTCAAGAAGTGGAAGATCCGAATTACGATAAACAACCAATGCCAATACAAAGCCGACCTCAATCGAATTCCTATAAAG GAGAGAATCTCGGCTGTTTTGGgacaagtaaaaagaaaaaggagGCTGCACAAAGTGAACATCaaacagaaaataattataCTCCCAGCACTTCGAGGAATTCAGTACCCAACAGTTCATCACACAAACGATATGAACTTTTGTGGCAACCAGAGGTTGTGCAGTACTATTTAGCTTTATTGCAAAGTTGTTCCAACCCGGAAACTTTAGAAGCGGCTGCAGGCGCTATTCAGAACCTTTCAGCCTGTTATTGGCAGCCAAGCATTGATATTCGCGCCACAGTTCGCAAGGAAAAAGGGCTACCCATATTAGTAGAACTGCTCCGTATGGAAGTTGATCGTGTTGTTTGCGCAGTGGCAACAGCTTTACGAAATCTTGCTATAGACCAACGCAACAAAGAGCTTATTGGGAAGTACGCCATGAGAGATTTAGTCCAAAAGCTTCCAACTGGCAATCCACAGCACGATCAGAACACCTCCGATGACACAATTACTGCAGTATTAGCCACAATTAATGAAGTAATAAAGAAAAACCCGGAGTTTTCACGATCGTTGCTGGATGCCGGTGGTGTTGATCGCTTGTTAAGCATAACGaagcagcgccaaaaatataCATCATGTGTATTAAAGTTCGCCAGTCAGGTTTTGTTCACAATGTGGCAACATCATGAATTACGCGATGTTTACAAGAAAAACGGATGGAAAGAGCAAGATTTCGTATCAAAGTCATTTACAGCTCATAATATTTCGCCAAATTCACCCAATAACGTAAACAACACTCTTAACAGACCCATGGCTTCACAAGGTCGAACAAGATATGAAGATCGAACGATACAAAGAGCTCCAAATAATACGGCTCGCAATAATACAGGAAATGATTTTACAAGCTGCAATGAGTCACCACTCCTTTGTCAATTG gtcGATGATGCATCGAGCAATGGTGTAGGCAATGACACTTATCAACGGAGAAATCAAAATCCTCAAGCGGCTATGTATATACCCATCATGGAAGGCGGACGGAATcattccaattaa